From a single Tursiops truncatus isolate mTurTru1 chromosome 20, mTurTru1.mat.Y, whole genome shotgun sequence genomic region:
- the TRPV1 gene encoding transient receptor potential cation channel subfamily V member 1 isoform X1 encodes MQPSSWEQTRSWWLPAGRLSGHRGSGRMKKWGSSDLRESQDLRQEDSCPEPLDGDPNSRPAPAKPHSFPVAKSRSRLFGKGDSEDTSLMDCSYEEGQLASCPAITVSPVVTVQRPGDGPTCARQPSQDSAAENLKLYDRRKIFEAVAQNNCEELESLLLFLKNSKKHLTDSEFKDPDTGKTCLLKAMLNLHDGQNDTIPLLLEIARQTDSLKELVNASYTDGYYKGQTALHIAIERRNMALVTLLVENGADVQAAANGDFFKKTKGRPGFYFGELPLSLAACTNQLGTVKFLLQNSWQSADISARDSVGNTVLHALVEVADNTADNTKFVTSMYNEILILGARLHPALKLEELTNKKGLTPLALAASSGKIGVLAYILQREIQEPECRHLSRKFTEWAYGPVHSSLYDLSCIDTCEKNSVLEVIAYSSSETPNRHDMLLVEPLNRLLQDKWDRFVKRIFYFNFFIYCLYMIIFTTAAYYRPVEGRPPFKLKHTVGGYFRVTGEILSVAGGVYFFFRGIQYFLQRRPSLKTLFVDSYSEMLFFVQSLFMLGTVVLYFCHCKEYVASMVFSLAMGWTNMLYYTRGFQQMGIYAVMIEKMILRDLCRFMFVYLVFLFGFSTAVVTLIEDGKNGSVSAELTSHRWRGPGCRPSDSSYNSLYSTCLELFKFTIGMGDLEFTENYDFKAVFVILLLAYVILTYILLLNMLIALMGETVNKIAQESKNIWKLQRAITILDTEKSFLKCMRKAFRSGKLLQVGYTADGKDDYRWCFRVDEVNWTTWNTNVGIINEDPGNCEGIKRTLSFSLRSGRAAGRNWKNFALVPLLRDASTRERHAAQPEEVHLKHFAGSLKPEDADIIKDSAALGEK; translated from the exons ATGCAGCCCTCCAGCTGGGAGCAAACCCGATCTTGGTGGCTGCCCGCAGGCCGCCTCTCGGGCCACAGAGGATCTGGCAGGATGAAGAAATGGGGGAGCTCAGACTTACGGGAATCTCAGGACCTGCGTCAAGAGGACTCCTGCCCAGAACCCCTAGATGGAGACCCTAACTCCAGGCCAGCTCCAGCCAAGCCCCACAGCTTCCCTGTGGCCAAGAGCCGCAGCCGGCTCTTTGGAAAGGGGGATTCGGAGGACACATCCCTCATGGACTGCTCTTATGAGGAAGGTCAGCTGGCATCCTGCCCGGCCATCACAGTCAGCCCTGTTGTCACCGTCCAGAGGCCTGGGGATGGTCCCACCTGTGCCAG GCAGCCATCCCAGGACTCTGCTGCCGAGAACCTCAAGCTCTATGATCGCAGGAAGATCTTCGAAGCAGTGGCTCAGAATAACTGTGAAGAGCTGGAGAGCCTGCTGCTCTTTCTGAAGAATAGCAAGAAACATCTCACGGACAGCGAATTCAAAG ACCCGGACACAGGGAAGACCTGCCTGCTGAAAGCCATGCTCAACCTGCACGACGGGCAGAACGACACCATCCCCCTTCTCCTGGAGATCGCCCGGCAGACGGACAGCCTGAAGGAGCTGGTCAACGCCAGCTACACGGACGGCTACTACAAGG GCCAGACGGCACTGCACATTGCCATCGAGAGACGGAACATGGCACTGGTGACCCTCCTGGTGGAGAACGGGGCCGACGTCCAGGCCGCGGCCAATGGGGACTTCTTTAAGAAAACCAAAGGGCGGCCTGGCTTCTATTTTG GTGAGCTGCCCCTCTCCCTGGCTGCGTGCACCAACCAGCTGGGCACCGTGAAGTTCCTGCTGCAGAACTCCTGGCAGTCGGCCGACATCAGCGCCAGGGACTCGGTGGGCAACACTGTGCTGCACGCGCTGGTGGAGGTGGCTGACAACACGGCCGACAACACCAAGTTTGTGACGAGCATGTACAATGAGATTCTGATCCTGGGGGCCAGACTGCACCCTGCGCTGAAGCTGGAGGAGCTCACCAACAAGAAGGGGCTGACGCCGTTGGCTCTGGCCGCCAGCAGTGGGAAGATCGGG GTCCTGGCCTATATTCTCCAGAGGGAGATCCAGGAGCCCGAGTGCAGGCACCTGTCCAGGAAGTTCACCGAGTGGGCCTACGGGCCCGTGCACTCCTCACTGTACGACCTGTCCTGCATCGACACCTGTGAGAAGAACTCAGTGCTGGAGGTGATTGCCTACAGCAGCAGTGAGACACCT AATCGCCATGACATGCTCTTAGTGGAGCCGCTCAACCGCCTCCTGCAGGACAAGTGGGACAGATTCGTCAAGCGCATCTTCTACTTCAACTTCTTCATCTACTGTCTGTATATGATCATCTTCACCACGGCCGCCTACTACAGGCCTGTGGAAGGCCGG CCTCCCTTTAAGCTGAAACACACCGTTGGGGGCTATTTCCGAGTCACTGGAGAGATTCTTTCTGTAGCAGGGGGAGTCTACTTTTTTTTCCGAGGG ATTCAATATTTCCTGCAGAGACGGCCATCACTGAAGACCTTATTTGTGGACAGCTACAGTGAGATGCTTTT CTTCGTGCAGTCGCTGTTCATGCTGGGGACCGTCGTGCTATACTTCTGTCACTGCAAGGAGTACGTGGCCTCCATGGTTTTCTCCCTGGCCATGGGCTGGACCAACATGCTCTACTACACCCGCGGCTTCCAGCAGATGGGCATCTATGCTGTCATGATTGAGAAG ATGATCCTGAGAGACCTGTGTCGCTTCATGTTTGTTTATCTCGTTTTCCTATTTGGGTTTTCCACAG CGGTGGTGACACTGATTGAGGATGGGAAGAATGGCTCCGTGTCGGCTGAGTTGACATCGCACAGGTGGCGAGGTCCTGGCTGCCGGCCGTCTGACAGCTCCTACAACAGCCTGTACTCCACGTGTCTGGAGCTGTTCAAGTTCACCATCGGCATGGGTGACCTGGAGTTCACGGAGAACTATGACTTCAAGGCTGTCTTTGTCATCCTGTTACTGGCCTATGTGATTCTCACGTACATCCTCCTGCTCAACATGCTCATTGCCCTCATGGGCGAGACGGTCAACAAGATCGCACAGGAGAGCAAGAACATCTGGAAGCTGCAG AGAGCCATCACCATCCTGGACACGGAGAAGAGCTTCCTTAAGTGTATGAGGAAGGCCTTTCGCTCAGGCAAGCTGCTGCAGGTGGGGTACACAGCTGACGGCAAGGACGACTACAGGTGGTGTTTCAG GGTGGACGAGGTGAACTGGACCACCTGGAACACCAACGTGGGCATCATCAATGAAGACCCGGGCAACTGTGAGGGCATCAAACGCACATTGAGCTTCTCCCTGCGGTCGGGCCGAG CTGCAGGGAGGAACTGGAAGAACTTTGCCCTGGTTCCCCTCTTAAGAGATGCAAGTACTCGAGAAAGACACGCTGCCCAGCCTGAGGAAGTTCATCTGAAGCACTTTGCAGGGTCCCTCAAGCCAGAAGATGCCGATATCATCAAGGATTCTGCTGCTTTAGGGGAGAAGTGA
- the TRPV1 gene encoding transient receptor potential cation channel subfamily V member 1 isoform X7: protein MQPSSWEQTRSWWLPAGRLSGHRGSGRMKKWGSSDLRESQDLRQEDSCPEPLDGDPNSRPAPAKPHSFPVAKSRSRLFGKGDSEDTSLMDCSYEEGQLASCPAITVSPVVTVQRPGDGPTCARQPSQDSAAENLKLYDRRKIFEAVAQNNCEELESLLLFLKNSKKHLTDSEFKDPDTGKTCLLKAMLNLHDGQNDTIPLLLEIARQTDSLKELVNASYTDGYYKGQTALHIAIERRNMALVTLLVENGADVQAAANGDFFKKTKGRPGFYFGELPLSLAACTNQLGTVKFLLQNSWQSADISARDSVGNTVLHALVEVADNTADNTKFVTSMYNEILILGARLHPALKLEELTNKKGLTPLALAASSGKIGVLAYILQREIQEPECRHLSRKFTEWAYGPVHSSLYDLSCIDTCEKNSVLEVIAYSSSETPNRHDMLLVEPLNRLLQDKWDRFVKRIFYFNFFIYCLYMIIFTTAAYYRPVEGRPPFKLKHTVGGYFRVTGEILSVAGGVYFFFRGIQYFLQRRPSLKTLFVDSYSEMLFFVQSLFMLGTVVLYFCHCKEYVASMVFSLAMGWTNMLYYTRGFQQMGIYAVMIEKMILRDLCRFMFVYLVFLFGFSTAVVTLIEDGKNGSVSAELTSHRWRGPGCRPSDSSYNSLYSTCLELFKFTIGMGDLEFTENYDFKAVFVILLLAYVILTYILLLNMLIALMGETVNKIAQESKNIWKLQRAITILDTEKSFLKCMRKAFRSGKLLQVGYTADGKDDYRWCFRVDEVNWTTWNTNVGIINEDPGNCEGIKRTLSFSLRSGRAP, encoded by the exons ATGCAGCCCTCCAGCTGGGAGCAAACCCGATCTTGGTGGCTGCCCGCAGGCCGCCTCTCGGGCCACAGAGGATCTGGCAGGATGAAGAAATGGGGGAGCTCAGACTTACGGGAATCTCAGGACCTGCGTCAAGAGGACTCCTGCCCAGAACCCCTAGATGGAGACCCTAACTCCAGGCCAGCTCCAGCCAAGCCCCACAGCTTCCCTGTGGCCAAGAGCCGCAGCCGGCTCTTTGGAAAGGGGGATTCGGAGGACACATCCCTCATGGACTGCTCTTATGAGGAAGGTCAGCTGGCATCCTGCCCGGCCATCACAGTCAGCCCTGTTGTCACCGTCCAGAGGCCTGGGGATGGTCCCACCTGTGCCAG GCAGCCATCCCAGGACTCTGCTGCCGAGAACCTCAAGCTCTATGATCGCAGGAAGATCTTCGAAGCAGTGGCTCAGAATAACTGTGAAGAGCTGGAGAGCCTGCTGCTCTTTCTGAAGAATAGCAAGAAACATCTCACGGACAGCGAATTCAAAG ACCCGGACACAGGGAAGACCTGCCTGCTGAAAGCCATGCTCAACCTGCACGACGGGCAGAACGACACCATCCCCCTTCTCCTGGAGATCGCCCGGCAGACGGACAGCCTGAAGGAGCTGGTCAACGCCAGCTACACGGACGGCTACTACAAGG GCCAGACGGCACTGCACATTGCCATCGAGAGACGGAACATGGCACTGGTGACCCTCCTGGTGGAGAACGGGGCCGACGTCCAGGCCGCGGCCAATGGGGACTTCTTTAAGAAAACCAAAGGGCGGCCTGGCTTCTATTTTG GTGAGCTGCCCCTCTCCCTGGCTGCGTGCACCAACCAGCTGGGCACCGTGAAGTTCCTGCTGCAGAACTCCTGGCAGTCGGCCGACATCAGCGCCAGGGACTCGGTGGGCAACACTGTGCTGCACGCGCTGGTGGAGGTGGCTGACAACACGGCCGACAACACCAAGTTTGTGACGAGCATGTACAATGAGATTCTGATCCTGGGGGCCAGACTGCACCCTGCGCTGAAGCTGGAGGAGCTCACCAACAAGAAGGGGCTGACGCCGTTGGCTCTGGCCGCCAGCAGTGGGAAGATCGGG GTCCTGGCCTATATTCTCCAGAGGGAGATCCAGGAGCCCGAGTGCAGGCACCTGTCCAGGAAGTTCACCGAGTGGGCCTACGGGCCCGTGCACTCCTCACTGTACGACCTGTCCTGCATCGACACCTGTGAGAAGAACTCAGTGCTGGAGGTGATTGCCTACAGCAGCAGTGAGACACCT AATCGCCATGACATGCTCTTAGTGGAGCCGCTCAACCGCCTCCTGCAGGACAAGTGGGACAGATTCGTCAAGCGCATCTTCTACTTCAACTTCTTCATCTACTGTCTGTATATGATCATCTTCACCACGGCCGCCTACTACAGGCCTGTGGAAGGCCGG CCTCCCTTTAAGCTGAAACACACCGTTGGGGGCTATTTCCGAGTCACTGGAGAGATTCTTTCTGTAGCAGGGGGAGTCTACTTTTTTTTCCGAGGG ATTCAATATTTCCTGCAGAGACGGCCATCACTGAAGACCTTATTTGTGGACAGCTACAGTGAGATGCTTTT CTTCGTGCAGTCGCTGTTCATGCTGGGGACCGTCGTGCTATACTTCTGTCACTGCAAGGAGTACGTGGCCTCCATGGTTTTCTCCCTGGCCATGGGCTGGACCAACATGCTCTACTACACCCGCGGCTTCCAGCAGATGGGCATCTATGCTGTCATGATTGAGAAG ATGATCCTGAGAGACCTGTGTCGCTTCATGTTTGTTTATCTCGTTTTCCTATTTGGGTTTTCCACAG CGGTGGTGACACTGATTGAGGATGGGAAGAATGGCTCCGTGTCGGCTGAGTTGACATCGCACAGGTGGCGAGGTCCTGGCTGCCGGCCGTCTGACAGCTCCTACAACAGCCTGTACTCCACGTGTCTGGAGCTGTTCAAGTTCACCATCGGCATGGGTGACCTGGAGTTCACGGAGAACTATGACTTCAAGGCTGTCTTTGTCATCCTGTTACTGGCCTATGTGATTCTCACGTACATCCTCCTGCTCAACATGCTCATTGCCCTCATGGGCGAGACGGTCAACAAGATCGCACAGGAGAGCAAGAACATCTGGAAGCTGCAG AGAGCCATCACCATCCTGGACACGGAGAAGAGCTTCCTTAAGTGTATGAGGAAGGCCTTTCGCTCAGGCAAGCTGCTGCAGGTGGGGTACACAGCTGACGGCAAGGACGACTACAGGTGGTGTTTCAG GGTGGACGAGGTGAACTGGACCACCTGGAACACCAACGTGGGCATCATCAATGAAGACCCGGGCAACTGTGAGGGCATCAAACGCACATTGAGCTTCTCCCTGCGGTCGGGCCGAG CTCCGTGA
- the TRPV1 gene encoding transient receptor potential cation channel subfamily V member 1 isoform X3: MQPSSWEQTRSWWLPAGRLSGHRGSGRMKKWGSSDLRESQDLRQEDSCPEPLDGDPNSRPAPAKPHSFPVAKSRSRLFGKGDSEDTSLMDCSYEEGQLASCPAITVSPVVTVQRPGDGPTCARQPSQDSAAENLKLYDRRKIFEAVAQNNCEELESLLLFLKNSKKHLTDSEFKDPDTGKTCLLKAMLNLHDGQNDTIPLLLEIARQTDSLKELVNASYTDGYYKGQTALHIAIERRNMALVTLLVENGADVQAAANGDFFKKTKGRPGFYFGELPLSLAACTNQLGTVKFLLQNSWQSADISARDSVGNTVLHALVEVADNTADNTKFVTSMYNEILILGARLHPALKLEELTNKKGLTPLALAASSGKIGVLAYILQREIQEPECRHLSRKFTEWAYGPVHSSLYDLSCIDTCEKNSVLENRHDMLLVEPLNRLLQDKWDRFVKRIFYFNFFIYCLYMIIFTTAAYYRPVEGRPPFKLKHTVGGYFRVTGEILSVAGGVYFFFRGIQYFLQRRPSLKTLFVDSYSEMLFFVQSLFMLGTVVLYFCHCKEYVASMVFSLAMGWTNMLYYTRGFQQMGIYAVMIEKMILRDLCRFMFVYLVFLFGFSTAVVTLIEDGKNGSVSAELTSHRWRGPGCRPSDSSYNSLYSTCLELFKFTIGMGDLEFTENYDFKAVFVILLLAYVILTYILLLNMLIALMGETVNKIAQESKNIWKLQRAITILDTEKSFLKCMRKAFRSGKLLQVGYTADGKDDYRWCFRVDEVNWTTWNTNVGIINEDPGNCEGIKRTLSFSLRSGRAAGRNWKNFALVPLLRDASTRERHAAQPEEVHLKHFAGSLKPEDADIIKDSAALGEK; this comes from the exons ATGCAGCCCTCCAGCTGGGAGCAAACCCGATCTTGGTGGCTGCCCGCAGGCCGCCTCTCGGGCCACAGAGGATCTGGCAGGATGAAGAAATGGGGGAGCTCAGACTTACGGGAATCTCAGGACCTGCGTCAAGAGGACTCCTGCCCAGAACCCCTAGATGGAGACCCTAACTCCAGGCCAGCTCCAGCCAAGCCCCACAGCTTCCCTGTGGCCAAGAGCCGCAGCCGGCTCTTTGGAAAGGGGGATTCGGAGGACACATCCCTCATGGACTGCTCTTATGAGGAAGGTCAGCTGGCATCCTGCCCGGCCATCACAGTCAGCCCTGTTGTCACCGTCCAGAGGCCTGGGGATGGTCCCACCTGTGCCAG GCAGCCATCCCAGGACTCTGCTGCCGAGAACCTCAAGCTCTATGATCGCAGGAAGATCTTCGAAGCAGTGGCTCAGAATAACTGTGAAGAGCTGGAGAGCCTGCTGCTCTTTCTGAAGAATAGCAAGAAACATCTCACGGACAGCGAATTCAAAG ACCCGGACACAGGGAAGACCTGCCTGCTGAAAGCCATGCTCAACCTGCACGACGGGCAGAACGACACCATCCCCCTTCTCCTGGAGATCGCCCGGCAGACGGACAGCCTGAAGGAGCTGGTCAACGCCAGCTACACGGACGGCTACTACAAGG GCCAGACGGCACTGCACATTGCCATCGAGAGACGGAACATGGCACTGGTGACCCTCCTGGTGGAGAACGGGGCCGACGTCCAGGCCGCGGCCAATGGGGACTTCTTTAAGAAAACCAAAGGGCGGCCTGGCTTCTATTTTG GTGAGCTGCCCCTCTCCCTGGCTGCGTGCACCAACCAGCTGGGCACCGTGAAGTTCCTGCTGCAGAACTCCTGGCAGTCGGCCGACATCAGCGCCAGGGACTCGGTGGGCAACACTGTGCTGCACGCGCTGGTGGAGGTGGCTGACAACACGGCCGACAACACCAAGTTTGTGACGAGCATGTACAATGAGATTCTGATCCTGGGGGCCAGACTGCACCCTGCGCTGAAGCTGGAGGAGCTCACCAACAAGAAGGGGCTGACGCCGTTGGCTCTGGCCGCCAGCAGTGGGAAGATCGGG GTCCTGGCCTATATTCTCCAGAGGGAGATCCAGGAGCCCGAGTGCAGGCACCTGTCCAGGAAGTTCACCGAGTGGGCCTACGGGCCCGTGCACTCCTCACTGTACGACCTGTCCTGCATCGACACCTGTGAGAAGAACTCAGTGCTGGAG AATCGCCATGACATGCTCTTAGTGGAGCCGCTCAACCGCCTCCTGCAGGACAAGTGGGACAGATTCGTCAAGCGCATCTTCTACTTCAACTTCTTCATCTACTGTCTGTATATGATCATCTTCACCACGGCCGCCTACTACAGGCCTGTGGAAGGCCGG CCTCCCTTTAAGCTGAAACACACCGTTGGGGGCTATTTCCGAGTCACTGGAGAGATTCTTTCTGTAGCAGGGGGAGTCTACTTTTTTTTCCGAGGG ATTCAATATTTCCTGCAGAGACGGCCATCACTGAAGACCTTATTTGTGGACAGCTACAGTGAGATGCTTTT CTTCGTGCAGTCGCTGTTCATGCTGGGGACCGTCGTGCTATACTTCTGTCACTGCAAGGAGTACGTGGCCTCCATGGTTTTCTCCCTGGCCATGGGCTGGACCAACATGCTCTACTACACCCGCGGCTTCCAGCAGATGGGCATCTATGCTGTCATGATTGAGAAG ATGATCCTGAGAGACCTGTGTCGCTTCATGTTTGTTTATCTCGTTTTCCTATTTGGGTTTTCCACAG CGGTGGTGACACTGATTGAGGATGGGAAGAATGGCTCCGTGTCGGCTGAGTTGACATCGCACAGGTGGCGAGGTCCTGGCTGCCGGCCGTCTGACAGCTCCTACAACAGCCTGTACTCCACGTGTCTGGAGCTGTTCAAGTTCACCATCGGCATGGGTGACCTGGAGTTCACGGAGAACTATGACTTCAAGGCTGTCTTTGTCATCCTGTTACTGGCCTATGTGATTCTCACGTACATCCTCCTGCTCAACATGCTCATTGCCCTCATGGGCGAGACGGTCAACAAGATCGCACAGGAGAGCAAGAACATCTGGAAGCTGCAG AGAGCCATCACCATCCTGGACACGGAGAAGAGCTTCCTTAAGTGTATGAGGAAGGCCTTTCGCTCAGGCAAGCTGCTGCAGGTGGGGTACACAGCTGACGGCAAGGACGACTACAGGTGGTGTTTCAG GGTGGACGAGGTGAACTGGACCACCTGGAACACCAACGTGGGCATCATCAATGAAGACCCGGGCAACTGTGAGGGCATCAAACGCACATTGAGCTTCTCCCTGCGGTCGGGCCGAG CTGCAGGGAGGAACTGGAAGAACTTTGCCCTGGTTCCCCTCTTAAGAGATGCAAGTACTCGAGAAAGACACGCTGCCCAGCCTGAGGAAGTTCATCTGAAGCACTTTGCAGGGTCCCTCAAGCCAGAAGATGCCGATATCATCAAGGATTCTGCTGCTTTAGGGGAGAAGTGA
- the TRPV1 gene encoding transient receptor potential cation channel subfamily V member 1 isoform X2: MQPSSWEQTRSWWLPAGRLSGHRGSGRMKKWGSSDLRESQDLRQEDSCPEPLDGDPNSRPAPAKPHSFPVAKSRSRLFGKGDSEDTSLMDCSYEEGQLASCPAITVSPVVTVQRPGDGPTCARQPSQDSAAENLKLYDRRKIFEAVAQNNCEELESLLLFLKNSKKHLTDSEFKDPDTGKTCLLKAMLNLHDGQNDTIPLLLEIARQTDSLKELVNASYTDGYYKGQTALHIAIERRNMALVTLLVENGADVQAAANGDFFKKTKGRPGFYFGELPLSLAACTNQLGTVKFLLQNSWQSADISARDSVGNTVLHALVEVADNTADNTKFVTSMYNEILILGARLHPALKLEELTNKKGLTPLALAASSGKIGVLAYILQREIQEPECRHLSRKFTEWAYGPVHSSLYDLSCIDTCEKNSVLEVIAYSSSETPNRHDMLLVEPLNRLLQDKWDRFVKRIFYFNFFIYCLYMIIFTTAAYYRPVEGRPPFKLKHTVGGYFRVTGEILSVAGGVYFFFRGIQYFLQRRPSLKTLFVDSYSEMLFFVQSLFMLGTVVLYFCHCKEYVASMVFSLAMGWTNMLYYTRGFQQMGIYAVMIEKMILRDLCRFMFVYLVFLFGFSTAVVTLIEDGKNGSVSAELTSHRWRGPGCRPSDSSYNSLYSTCLELFKFTIGMGDLEFTENYDFKAVFVILLLAYVILTYILLLNMLIALMGETVNKIAQESKNIWKLQRAITILDTEKSFLKCMRKAFRSGKLLQVGYTADGKDDYRWCFRVDEVNWTTWNTNVGIINEDPGNCEGIKRTLSFSLRSGRGRNWKNFALVPLLRDASTRERHAAQPEEVHLKHFAGSLKPEDADIIKDSAALGEK, encoded by the exons ATGCAGCCCTCCAGCTGGGAGCAAACCCGATCTTGGTGGCTGCCCGCAGGCCGCCTCTCGGGCCACAGAGGATCTGGCAGGATGAAGAAATGGGGGAGCTCAGACTTACGGGAATCTCAGGACCTGCGTCAAGAGGACTCCTGCCCAGAACCCCTAGATGGAGACCCTAACTCCAGGCCAGCTCCAGCCAAGCCCCACAGCTTCCCTGTGGCCAAGAGCCGCAGCCGGCTCTTTGGAAAGGGGGATTCGGAGGACACATCCCTCATGGACTGCTCTTATGAGGAAGGTCAGCTGGCATCCTGCCCGGCCATCACAGTCAGCCCTGTTGTCACCGTCCAGAGGCCTGGGGATGGTCCCACCTGTGCCAG GCAGCCATCCCAGGACTCTGCTGCCGAGAACCTCAAGCTCTATGATCGCAGGAAGATCTTCGAAGCAGTGGCTCAGAATAACTGTGAAGAGCTGGAGAGCCTGCTGCTCTTTCTGAAGAATAGCAAGAAACATCTCACGGACAGCGAATTCAAAG ACCCGGACACAGGGAAGACCTGCCTGCTGAAAGCCATGCTCAACCTGCACGACGGGCAGAACGACACCATCCCCCTTCTCCTGGAGATCGCCCGGCAGACGGACAGCCTGAAGGAGCTGGTCAACGCCAGCTACACGGACGGCTACTACAAGG GCCAGACGGCACTGCACATTGCCATCGAGAGACGGAACATGGCACTGGTGACCCTCCTGGTGGAGAACGGGGCCGACGTCCAGGCCGCGGCCAATGGGGACTTCTTTAAGAAAACCAAAGGGCGGCCTGGCTTCTATTTTG GTGAGCTGCCCCTCTCCCTGGCTGCGTGCACCAACCAGCTGGGCACCGTGAAGTTCCTGCTGCAGAACTCCTGGCAGTCGGCCGACATCAGCGCCAGGGACTCGGTGGGCAACACTGTGCTGCACGCGCTGGTGGAGGTGGCTGACAACACGGCCGACAACACCAAGTTTGTGACGAGCATGTACAATGAGATTCTGATCCTGGGGGCCAGACTGCACCCTGCGCTGAAGCTGGAGGAGCTCACCAACAAGAAGGGGCTGACGCCGTTGGCTCTGGCCGCCAGCAGTGGGAAGATCGGG GTCCTGGCCTATATTCTCCAGAGGGAGATCCAGGAGCCCGAGTGCAGGCACCTGTCCAGGAAGTTCACCGAGTGGGCCTACGGGCCCGTGCACTCCTCACTGTACGACCTGTCCTGCATCGACACCTGTGAGAAGAACTCAGTGCTGGAGGTGATTGCCTACAGCAGCAGTGAGACACCT AATCGCCATGACATGCTCTTAGTGGAGCCGCTCAACCGCCTCCTGCAGGACAAGTGGGACAGATTCGTCAAGCGCATCTTCTACTTCAACTTCTTCATCTACTGTCTGTATATGATCATCTTCACCACGGCCGCCTACTACAGGCCTGTGGAAGGCCGG CCTCCCTTTAAGCTGAAACACACCGTTGGGGGCTATTTCCGAGTCACTGGAGAGATTCTTTCTGTAGCAGGGGGAGTCTACTTTTTTTTCCGAGGG ATTCAATATTTCCTGCAGAGACGGCCATCACTGAAGACCTTATTTGTGGACAGCTACAGTGAGATGCTTTT CTTCGTGCAGTCGCTGTTCATGCTGGGGACCGTCGTGCTATACTTCTGTCACTGCAAGGAGTACGTGGCCTCCATGGTTTTCTCCCTGGCCATGGGCTGGACCAACATGCTCTACTACACCCGCGGCTTCCAGCAGATGGGCATCTATGCTGTCATGATTGAGAAG ATGATCCTGAGAGACCTGTGTCGCTTCATGTTTGTTTATCTCGTTTTCCTATTTGGGTTTTCCACAG CGGTGGTGACACTGATTGAGGATGGGAAGAATGGCTCCGTGTCGGCTGAGTTGACATCGCACAGGTGGCGAGGTCCTGGCTGCCGGCCGTCTGACAGCTCCTACAACAGCCTGTACTCCACGTGTCTGGAGCTGTTCAAGTTCACCATCGGCATGGGTGACCTGGAGTTCACGGAGAACTATGACTTCAAGGCTGTCTTTGTCATCCTGTTACTGGCCTATGTGATTCTCACGTACATCCTCCTGCTCAACATGCTCATTGCCCTCATGGGCGAGACGGTCAACAAGATCGCACAGGAGAGCAAGAACATCTGGAAGCTGCAG AGAGCCATCACCATCCTGGACACGGAGAAGAGCTTCCTTAAGTGTATGAGGAAGGCCTTTCGCTCAGGCAAGCTGCTGCAGGTGGGGTACACAGCTGACGGCAAGGACGACTACAGGTGGTGTTTCAG GGTGGACGAGGTGAACTGGACCACCTGGAACACCAACGTGGGCATCATCAATGAAGACCCGGGCAACTGTGAGGGCATCAAACGCACATTGAGCTTCTCCCTGCGGTCGGGCCGAG GGAGGAACTGGAAGAACTTTGCCCTGGTTCCCCTCTTAAGAGATGCAAGTACTCGAGAAAGACACGCTGCCCAGCCTGAGGAAGTTCATCTGAAGCACTTTGCAGGGTCCCTCAAGCCAGAAGATGCCGATATCATCAAGGATTCTGCTGCTTTAGGGGAGAAGTGA